One segment of Cydia fagiglandana chromosome 12, ilCydFagi1.1, whole genome shotgun sequence DNA contains the following:
- the LOC134669284 gene encoding uncharacterized protein LOC134669284 — protein sequence MRSKEIKKLNAQIAWCKGFTTKIEKLLNEPDNPLDLESAIIRLEQTEANFKKYNDLTLELAILTEKDSSEDFDDHDEHEERTIKVISQLRKITSKAPTTNTSSASSKTKVEDTDVTSHHGGVRLPEIDIPTYDGKDYTKYVAFIELFDAIIDSSDKLKQVQKLYYLKKYLKGEALALIEGLPLTCESYVKARELIKLRYDNKFLVINNHIQAIIDSTPIVKGTASNLRDVVANTRQHLGALKALGQPIEQWDLIVLTIILKKVDQFSCRAYHQERDSDKMPNLEDFLSFLERRASSFEESQQSEDRDLRAKKFEFPGNKMSRGAGDKV from the exons ATGAGAAGCAAAGAAATAAAGAAACTAAATGCGCAAATCGCGTGGTGTAAAGGATTTACAACTAAAATAGAGAAACTTTTAAACGAACCGGACAATCCTTTGGATCTAGAATCAGCAATAATCAGATTAGAACAAACTGAAGCAAACTTCAAAAAATACAATGACTTAACTCTGGAGCTAGCCATATTAACAGAAAAGGATTCATCTGAAGACTTTGATGACCACGATGAACACGAGGAGAGAACCATAAAAGTCATCTCACAATTACGGAAGATAACCTCAAAAGCGCCCACAACCAATACGTCGTCGGCATCGTCGAAAACAAAAGTAGAAGATACGGACGTAACCAGTCATCATGGTGGAGTGCGGTTGCCGGAGATCGACATCCCCACGTACGACGGGAAGGATTACACAAAATACGTCGCGTTCATCGAGCTCTTCGACGCGATAATAGACTCCAGTGACAAGTTAAAACAAGTGCAAAAACTATACTACTTGAAAAAATACCTGAAAGGTGAAGCATTAGCGTTAATTGAAGGTCTTCCATTAACCTGCGAATCATATGTTAAAGCCAGAGAGCTAATTAAATTGCGGTATGACAATAAATTTCTGGTAATAAACAATCATATCCAGGCTATAATAGATAGCACACCCATTGTAAAAGGTACTGCAAGCAACCTGCGGGACGTGGTAGCCAATACTCGTCAACATCTAGGAGCCCTTAAGGCACTGGGTCAGCCAATAGAGCAATGGGACTTAATTGTACTAACTATTATCTTAAAAAAGGTGGATCAGTTTTCATGCAGAGCCTATCATCAAGAAAGGGACAGTGACAAGATGCCAAATCTCGAAGACTTCTTGTCATTTCTGGAGAGGAGAGCCAGCAGCTTTGAAGAAAGCCAACAAAGCGAAG ACCGTGACCTACGGGCAAAAAAGTTCGAGTTTCCTGGCAACAAGATGTCTAGAGGAGCTGGCGACAAGGTATGA